A window from Rhinolophus sinicus isolate RSC01 linkage group LG18, ASM3656204v1, whole genome shotgun sequence encodes these proteins:
- the FUS gene encoding RNA-binding protein FUS isoform X7, whose amino-acid sequence MASNDYTQQATQSYGAYPTQPGQGYSQQSNQPYGQQSYGGYSQSADTSGYGQSSYGSYGQTQNTGYSTQSAPQGYGSAGGYGGSQSSQSSYGQQSSYPGYGQQPAPSSTSGSYGSGSQSSSYGQPQSGGYGPQSGYGSQQQGYGQQPSSYNPPQGYGQQNQYNSSSGGGGGGGGGSYGQDQSPMSGGGSGGGYGSQDQSGGGGGGYGGGQQDRGGRGRGGGGGYNRSSGGYEPRGRGGGRGGRGGMGGSDRGGFNKFGGPRDQGSRHDSEQDNSDNNTIFVQGLGENVTIESVADYFKQIGIIKTNKKTGQPMINLYTDRETGKLKGEATVSFDDPPSAKAAIDWFDGKEFSGNPIKVSFATRRADFNRGGGNGRGGRGRGGPMGRGGYGGGGGGGGGRGGFPSGGGGGGGQQRAGDWKCPNPTCENMNFSWRNECNQCKAPKPDGPGGGPGGSHMGGSYGDDRRGSRGGYDRGGYRGRGGDRGGFRGGRGGGDRGGFGPGKMDSRGDHRQDRRERPY is encoded by the exons ATGGCCTCAAACG acTATACCCAACAAGCAACCCAAAG CTACGGGGCCTACCCCACCCAGCCTGGACAGGGCTATTCCCAGCAGAGCAATCAGCCCTATGGACAGCAGAGTTACGGTGGTTACAGCCAGTCAGCGGACACTTCCGGCTATGGCCAGAGCAGCTATGGCTCTTACGGACAGACCCAGAACA CAGGCTATAGCACTCAGTCAGCTCCCCAGGGCTATGGCTCAGCGGGTGGCTACGGTGGCAGCCAGAGTTCTCAGTCGTCTTACGGGCAGCAGTCTTCCTACCCTGGCTATGGCCAGCAGCCAGCTCCTAGCAGCACGTCGGGAAG TTACGGTAGCGGTTCTCAGAGCAGCAGCTATGGGCAGCCCCAGAGTGGAGGCTATGGGCCCCAGTCTGGCTATGGCAGCCAACAGCAAGGCTACGGACAGCAGCCAAGCTCCTATAATCCCCCTCAGGGCTACGGACAGCAGAACCAGTACAACAGCAGCAGCGGAGGGGGTGGTGGAGGCGGGGGAG GGAGCTACGGCCAAGATCAGTCCCCCATGAGTGGTGGCGGCAGTGGCGGCGGTTATGGCAGTCAGGACCAGAgtggtggcggcggcggtggcTACGGGGGAGGCCAGCAGGACCGAGGGGGCCGCGGCCGGGGCGGTGGTGGCGGTTACAACCGCAGCAGTGGTGGCTATGAACCCAGAGGCCGTGGAGGTGGTCGTGGAGGCAGAGGCGGCATGGG CGGAAGTGACCGTGGTGGCTTCAATAAATTTGGTG GCCCTCGGGACCAAGGATCACGCCATGACTCTG AACAGGACAATTCCGACAACAACACCATCTTCGTGCAGGGCCTAGGCGAGAATGTCACCATCGAGTCTGTGGCCGACTATTTCAAGCAGATCGGCATTATTAAG ACGAACAAGAAGACGGGACAGCCCATGATTAATCTGTACACGGACAGGGAGACCGGCAAGCTGAAGGGAGAGGCGACGGTGTCGTTCGATGACCCGCCTTCTGCTAAAGCGGCGATTGACTGGTTTGACG GTAAAGAATTCTCTGGGAATCCTATCAAGGTTTCATTTGCTACTCGGCGAGCAGATTTCAACCGGGGCGGTGGCAATGGGCGTGGAGGCCGAGGGCGCGGAG GACCCATGGGCCGTGGAGGCTACGGTGGAGGcggtggaggtggtgggggcCGGGGTGGATTCCccagcggcggcggcggtggcggggGACAGCAGCGAGCTGGCGACTGGAAGTGTCCCAACCC TACATGTGAGAACATGAACTTCTCTTGGAGGAATGAATGCAACCAATGTAAGGCCCCTAAACCAGACGGCCCCGGAGGGGGCCCAGGAGGCTCTCACATGG GGGGTAGCTATGGAGATGATCGACGCGGTAGCAGAGGAGGCTACGATCGGGGAGGCTACCGAGGCCGAGGCGGGGACCGCGGGGGCTTCCGAGGGGGCCggggtggtggggacagaggtggCTTTGGCCCTGGCAAGATGGACTCCAG GGGTGACCACAGACAGGACCGCAGGGAGAGGCCCTATTAG
- the FUS gene encoding RNA-binding protein FUS isoform X1 has product MSRDPRRETRRGASGVGPAPGVPREGAGPPHSRLGCHAAGGGGSGSEPRTRFTEEGFLEVVQGKWGPGPRVFPPEFPLSEVATKRSGHTLSRSFCPSLRGKSLVYCTVGRGGSGRCVFTVAFSPPLDASGKARRRENGFSGSLRPGGLSAGELASRDERFDDVLVWGQSVLSPWVSSFALKVRFSSLPDGAEDYTQQATQSFLSSSYGAYPTQPGQGYSQQSNQPYGQQSYGGYSQSADTSGYGQSSYGSYGQTQNSYSTQSAPQGYGSAGGYGGSQSSQSSYGQQSSYPGYGQQPAPSSTSGSYGSGSQSSSYGQPQSGGYGPQSGYGSQQQGYGQQPSSYNPPQGYGQQNQYNSSSGGGGGGGGGSYGQDQSPMSGGGSGGGYGSQDQSGGGGGGYGGGQQDRGGRGRGGGGGYNRSSGGYEPRGRGGGRGGRGGMGGSDRGGFNKFGGPRDQGSRHDSEQDNSDNNTIFVQGLGENVTIESVADYFKQIGIIKTNKKTGQPMINLYTDRETGKLKGEATVSFDDPPSAKAAIDWFDGKEFSGNPIKVSFATRRADFNRGGGNGRGGRGRGGPMGRGGYGGGGGGGGGRGGFPSGGGGGGGQQRAGDWKCPNPTCENMNFSWRNECNQCKAPKPDGPGGGPGGSHMGGSYGDDRRGSRGGYDRGGYRGRGGDRGGFRGGRGGGDRGGFGPGKMDSRGDHRQDRRERPY; this is encoded by the exons ATGTCGCGAGACCCTCGGCGGGAGACTCGGCGGGGCGCGTCCGGTGTGGGCCCCGCCCCCGGGGTCCCTCGGGAAGGGGCGGGACCTCCCCATTCCCGCCTCGGCTGCCACGCGGCCGGGGGCGGTGGCTCGGGGTCCGAGCCGCGCACCCGCTTCACGGAGGAGGGGTTCCTGGAGGTCGTCCAAGGGAAATGGGGACCGGGCCCCCGCGTTTTCCCGCCTGAATTTCCTCTTTCCGAGGTGGCAACGAAAAGGAGCGGCCACACCCTCTCCCGGTCCTTTTGCCCTTCCCTGCGGGGGAAGTCCCTCGTTTACTGCACCGTGGGGAGGGGTGGGTCTGGCCGCTGCGTCTTCACTGTGGCCTTTTCGCCCCCTTTGGATGCCTCGGGGAAGGCGAGGCGACGAGAAAATGGATTCAGTGGGAGCCTCAGGCCTGGGGGCTTGAGTGCCGGAGAACTCGCCTCCCGAGACGAGCGCTTCGATGACGTTCTCGTTTGGGGTCAGAGCGTTCTCTCCCCTTGGGTATCTAGCTTTGCACTAAAAGTCCGCTTTTCCAGTCTCCCAGATGGGGCAGAAG acTATACCCAACAAGCAACCCAAAG TTTTCTTTCCTCCAGCTACGGGGCCTACCCCACCCAGCCTGGACAGGGCTATTCCCAGCAGAGCAATCAGCCCTATGGACAGCAGAGTTACGGTGGTTACAGCCAGTCAGCGGACACTTCCGGCTATGGCCAGAGCAGCTATGGCTCTTACGGACAGACCCAGAACA GCTATAGCACTCAGTCAGCTCCCCAGGGCTATGGCTCAGCGGGTGGCTACGGTGGCAGCCAGAGTTCTCAGTCGTCTTACGGGCAGCAGTCTTCCTACCCTGGCTATGGCCAGCAGCCAGCTCCTAGCAGCACGTCGGGAAG TTACGGTAGCGGTTCTCAGAGCAGCAGCTATGGGCAGCCCCAGAGTGGAGGCTATGGGCCCCAGTCTGGCTATGGCAGCCAACAGCAAGGCTACGGACAGCAGCCAAGCTCCTATAATCCCCCTCAGGGCTACGGACAGCAGAACCAGTACAACAGCAGCAGCGGAGGGGGTGGTGGAGGCGGGGGAG GGAGCTACGGCCAAGATCAGTCCCCCATGAGTGGTGGCGGCAGTGGCGGCGGTTATGGCAGTCAGGACCAGAgtggtggcggcggcggtggcTACGGGGGAGGCCAGCAGGACCGAGGGGGCCGCGGCCGGGGCGGTGGTGGCGGTTACAACCGCAGCAGTGGTGGCTATGAACCCAGAGGCCGTGGAGGTGGTCGTGGAGGCAGAGGCGGCATGGG CGGAAGTGACCGTGGTGGCTTCAATAAATTTGGTG GCCCTCGGGACCAAGGATCACGCCATGACTCTG AACAGGACAATTCCGACAACAACACCATCTTCGTGCAGGGCCTAGGCGAGAATGTCACCATCGAGTCTGTGGCCGACTATTTCAAGCAGATCGGCATTATTAAG ACGAACAAGAAGACGGGACAGCCCATGATTAATCTGTACACGGACAGGGAGACCGGCAAGCTGAAGGGAGAGGCGACGGTGTCGTTCGATGACCCGCCTTCTGCTAAAGCGGCGATTGACTGGTTTGACG GTAAAGAATTCTCTGGGAATCCTATCAAGGTTTCATTTGCTACTCGGCGAGCAGATTTCAACCGGGGCGGTGGCAATGGGCGTGGAGGCCGAGGGCGCGGAG GACCCATGGGCCGTGGAGGCTACGGTGGAGGcggtggaggtggtgggggcCGGGGTGGATTCCccagcggcggcggcggtggcggggGACAGCAGCGAGCTGGCGACTGGAAGTGTCCCAACCC TACATGTGAGAACATGAACTTCTCTTGGAGGAATGAATGCAACCAATGTAAGGCCCCTAAACCAGACGGCCCCGGAGGGGGCCCAGGAGGCTCTCACATGG GGGGTAGCTATGGAGATGATCGACGCGGTAGCAGAGGAGGCTACGATCGGGGAGGCTACCGAGGCCGAGGCGGGGACCGCGGGGGCTTCCGAGGGGGCCggggtggtggggacagaggtggCTTTGGCCCTGGCAAGATGGACTCCAG GGGTGACCACAGACAGGACCGCAGGGAGAGGCCCTATTAG
- the FUS gene encoding RNA-binding protein FUS isoform X8, which yields MASNDYTQQATQSYGAYPTQPGQGYSQQSNQPYGQQSYGGYSQSADTSGYGQSSYGSYGQTQNSYSTQSAPQGYGSAGGYGGSQSSQSSYGQQSSYPGYGQQPAPSSTSGSYGSGSQSSSYGQPQSGGYGPQSGYGSQQQGYGQQPSSYNPPQGYGQQNQYNSSSGGGGGGGGGSYGQDQSPMSGGGSGGGYGSQDQSGGGGGGYGGGQQDRGGRGRGGGGGYNRSSGGYEPRGRGGGRGGRGGMGGSDRGGFNKFGGPRDQGSRHDSEQDNSDNNTIFVQGLGENVTIESVADYFKQIGIIKTNKKTGQPMINLYTDRETGKLKGEATVSFDDPPSAKAAIDWFDGKEFSGNPIKVSFATRRADFNRGGGNGRGGRGRGGPMGRGGYGGGGGGGGGRGGFPSGGGGGGGQQRAGDWKCPNPTCENMNFSWRNECNQCKAPKPDGPGGGPGGSHMGGSYGDDRRGSRGGYDRGGYRGRGGDRGGFRGGRGGGDRGGFGPGKMDSRGDHRQDRRERPY from the exons ATGGCCTCAAACG acTATACCCAACAAGCAACCCAAAG CTACGGGGCCTACCCCACCCAGCCTGGACAGGGCTATTCCCAGCAGAGCAATCAGCCCTATGGACAGCAGAGTTACGGTGGTTACAGCCAGTCAGCGGACACTTCCGGCTATGGCCAGAGCAGCTATGGCTCTTACGGACAGACCCAGAACA GCTATAGCACTCAGTCAGCTCCCCAGGGCTATGGCTCAGCGGGTGGCTACGGTGGCAGCCAGAGTTCTCAGTCGTCTTACGGGCAGCAGTCTTCCTACCCTGGCTATGGCCAGCAGCCAGCTCCTAGCAGCACGTCGGGAAG TTACGGTAGCGGTTCTCAGAGCAGCAGCTATGGGCAGCCCCAGAGTGGAGGCTATGGGCCCCAGTCTGGCTATGGCAGCCAACAGCAAGGCTACGGACAGCAGCCAAGCTCCTATAATCCCCCTCAGGGCTACGGACAGCAGAACCAGTACAACAGCAGCAGCGGAGGGGGTGGTGGAGGCGGGGGAG GGAGCTACGGCCAAGATCAGTCCCCCATGAGTGGTGGCGGCAGTGGCGGCGGTTATGGCAGTCAGGACCAGAgtggtggcggcggcggtggcTACGGGGGAGGCCAGCAGGACCGAGGGGGCCGCGGCCGGGGCGGTGGTGGCGGTTACAACCGCAGCAGTGGTGGCTATGAACCCAGAGGCCGTGGAGGTGGTCGTGGAGGCAGAGGCGGCATGGG CGGAAGTGACCGTGGTGGCTTCAATAAATTTGGTG GCCCTCGGGACCAAGGATCACGCCATGACTCTG AACAGGACAATTCCGACAACAACACCATCTTCGTGCAGGGCCTAGGCGAGAATGTCACCATCGAGTCTGTGGCCGACTATTTCAAGCAGATCGGCATTATTAAG ACGAACAAGAAGACGGGACAGCCCATGATTAATCTGTACACGGACAGGGAGACCGGCAAGCTGAAGGGAGAGGCGACGGTGTCGTTCGATGACCCGCCTTCTGCTAAAGCGGCGATTGACTGGTTTGACG GTAAAGAATTCTCTGGGAATCCTATCAAGGTTTCATTTGCTACTCGGCGAGCAGATTTCAACCGGGGCGGTGGCAATGGGCGTGGAGGCCGAGGGCGCGGAG GACCCATGGGCCGTGGAGGCTACGGTGGAGGcggtggaggtggtgggggcCGGGGTGGATTCCccagcggcggcggcggtggcggggGACAGCAGCGAGCTGGCGACTGGAAGTGTCCCAACCC TACATGTGAGAACATGAACTTCTCTTGGAGGAATGAATGCAACCAATGTAAGGCCCCTAAACCAGACGGCCCCGGAGGGGGCCCAGGAGGCTCTCACATGG GGGGTAGCTATGGAGATGATCGACGCGGTAGCAGAGGAGGCTACGATCGGGGAGGCTACCGAGGCCGAGGCGGGGACCGCGGGGGCTTCCGAGGGGGCCggggtggtggggacagaggtggCTTTGGCCCTGGCAAGATGGACTCCAG GGGTGACCACAGACAGGACCGCAGGGAGAGGCCCTATTAG
- the FUS gene encoding RNA-binding protein FUS isoform X2 codes for MSRDPRRETRRGASGVGPAPGVPREGAGPPHSRLGCHAAGGGGSGSEPRTRFTEEGFLEVVQGKWGPGPRVFPPEFPLSEVATKRSGHTLSRSFCPSLRGKSLVYCTVGRGGSGRCVFTVAFSPPLDASGKARRRENGFSGSLRPGGLSAGELASRDERFDDVLVWGQSVLSPWVSSFALKVRFSSLPDGAEDYTQQATQSYGAYPTQPGQGYSQQSNQPYGQQSYGGYSQSADTSGYGQSSYGSYGQTQNTGYSTQSAPQGYGSAGGYGGSQSSQSSYGQQSSYPGYGQQPAPSSTSGSYGSGSQSSSYGQPQSGGYGPQSGYGSQQQGYGQQPSSYNPPQGYGQQNQYNSSSGGGGGGGGGSYGQDQSPMSGGGSGGGYGSQDQSGGGGGGYGGGQQDRGGRGRGGGGGYNRSSGGYEPRGRGGGRGGRGGMGGSDRGGFNKFGGPRDQGSRHDSEQDNSDNNTIFVQGLGENVTIESVADYFKQIGIIKTNKKTGQPMINLYTDRETGKLKGEATVSFDDPPSAKAAIDWFDGKEFSGNPIKVSFATRRADFNRGGGNGRGGRGRGGPMGRGGYGGGGGGGGGRGGFPSGGGGGGGQQRAGDWKCPNPTCENMNFSWRNECNQCKAPKPDGPGGGPGGSHMGGSYGDDRRGSRGGYDRGGYRGRGGDRGGFRGGRGGGDRGGFGPGKMDSRGDHRQDRRERPY; via the exons ATGTCGCGAGACCCTCGGCGGGAGACTCGGCGGGGCGCGTCCGGTGTGGGCCCCGCCCCCGGGGTCCCTCGGGAAGGGGCGGGACCTCCCCATTCCCGCCTCGGCTGCCACGCGGCCGGGGGCGGTGGCTCGGGGTCCGAGCCGCGCACCCGCTTCACGGAGGAGGGGTTCCTGGAGGTCGTCCAAGGGAAATGGGGACCGGGCCCCCGCGTTTTCCCGCCTGAATTTCCTCTTTCCGAGGTGGCAACGAAAAGGAGCGGCCACACCCTCTCCCGGTCCTTTTGCCCTTCCCTGCGGGGGAAGTCCCTCGTTTACTGCACCGTGGGGAGGGGTGGGTCTGGCCGCTGCGTCTTCACTGTGGCCTTTTCGCCCCCTTTGGATGCCTCGGGGAAGGCGAGGCGACGAGAAAATGGATTCAGTGGGAGCCTCAGGCCTGGGGGCTTGAGTGCCGGAGAACTCGCCTCCCGAGACGAGCGCTTCGATGACGTTCTCGTTTGGGGTCAGAGCGTTCTCTCCCCTTGGGTATCTAGCTTTGCACTAAAAGTCCGCTTTTCCAGTCTCCCAGATGGGGCAGAAG acTATACCCAACAAGCAACCCAAAG CTACGGGGCCTACCCCACCCAGCCTGGACAGGGCTATTCCCAGCAGAGCAATCAGCCCTATGGACAGCAGAGTTACGGTGGTTACAGCCAGTCAGCGGACACTTCCGGCTATGGCCAGAGCAGCTATGGCTCTTACGGACAGACCCAGAACA CAGGCTATAGCACTCAGTCAGCTCCCCAGGGCTATGGCTCAGCGGGTGGCTACGGTGGCAGCCAGAGTTCTCAGTCGTCTTACGGGCAGCAGTCTTCCTACCCTGGCTATGGCCAGCAGCCAGCTCCTAGCAGCACGTCGGGAAG TTACGGTAGCGGTTCTCAGAGCAGCAGCTATGGGCAGCCCCAGAGTGGAGGCTATGGGCCCCAGTCTGGCTATGGCAGCCAACAGCAAGGCTACGGACAGCAGCCAAGCTCCTATAATCCCCCTCAGGGCTACGGACAGCAGAACCAGTACAACAGCAGCAGCGGAGGGGGTGGTGGAGGCGGGGGAG GGAGCTACGGCCAAGATCAGTCCCCCATGAGTGGTGGCGGCAGTGGCGGCGGTTATGGCAGTCAGGACCAGAgtggtggcggcggcggtggcTACGGGGGAGGCCAGCAGGACCGAGGGGGCCGCGGCCGGGGCGGTGGTGGCGGTTACAACCGCAGCAGTGGTGGCTATGAACCCAGAGGCCGTGGAGGTGGTCGTGGAGGCAGAGGCGGCATGGG CGGAAGTGACCGTGGTGGCTTCAATAAATTTGGTG GCCCTCGGGACCAAGGATCACGCCATGACTCTG AACAGGACAATTCCGACAACAACACCATCTTCGTGCAGGGCCTAGGCGAGAATGTCACCATCGAGTCTGTGGCCGACTATTTCAAGCAGATCGGCATTATTAAG ACGAACAAGAAGACGGGACAGCCCATGATTAATCTGTACACGGACAGGGAGACCGGCAAGCTGAAGGGAGAGGCGACGGTGTCGTTCGATGACCCGCCTTCTGCTAAAGCGGCGATTGACTGGTTTGACG GTAAAGAATTCTCTGGGAATCCTATCAAGGTTTCATTTGCTACTCGGCGAGCAGATTTCAACCGGGGCGGTGGCAATGGGCGTGGAGGCCGAGGGCGCGGAG GACCCATGGGCCGTGGAGGCTACGGTGGAGGcggtggaggtggtgggggcCGGGGTGGATTCCccagcggcggcggcggtggcggggGACAGCAGCGAGCTGGCGACTGGAAGTGTCCCAACCC TACATGTGAGAACATGAACTTCTCTTGGAGGAATGAATGCAACCAATGTAAGGCCCCTAAACCAGACGGCCCCGGAGGGGGCCCAGGAGGCTCTCACATGG GGGGTAGCTATGGAGATGATCGACGCGGTAGCAGAGGAGGCTACGATCGGGGAGGCTACCGAGGCCGAGGCGGGGACCGCGGGGGCTTCCGAGGGGGCCggggtggtggggacagaggtggCTTTGGCCCTGGCAAGATGGACTCCAG GGGTGACCACAGACAGGACCGCAGGGAGAGGCCCTATTAG
- the FUS gene encoding RNA-binding protein FUS isoform X5 has protein sequence MASNDYTQQATQSFLSSSYGAYPTQPGQGYSQQSNQPYGQQSYGGYSQSADTSGYGQSSYGSYGQTQNTGYSTQSAPQGYGSAGGYGGSQSSQSSYGQQSSYPGYGQQPAPSSTSGSYGSGSQSSSYGQPQSGGYGPQSGYGSQQQGYGQQPSSYNPPQGYGQQNQYNSSSGGGGGGGGGSYGQDQSPMSGGGSGGGYGSQDQSGGGGGGYGGGQQDRGGRGRGGGGGYNRSSGGYEPRGRGGGRGGRGGMGGSDRGGFNKFGGPRDQGSRHDSEQDNSDNNTIFVQGLGENVTIESVADYFKQIGIIKTNKKTGQPMINLYTDRETGKLKGEATVSFDDPPSAKAAIDWFDGKEFSGNPIKVSFATRRADFNRGGGNGRGGRGRGGPMGRGGYGGGGGGGGGRGGFPSGGGGGGGQQRAGDWKCPNPTCENMNFSWRNECNQCKAPKPDGPGGGPGGSHMGGSYGDDRRGSRGGYDRGGYRGRGGDRGGFRGGRGGGDRGGFGPGKMDSRGDHRQDRRERPY, from the exons ATGGCCTCAAACG acTATACCCAACAAGCAACCCAAAG TTTTCTTTCCTCCAGCTACGGGGCCTACCCCACCCAGCCTGGACAGGGCTATTCCCAGCAGAGCAATCAGCCCTATGGACAGCAGAGTTACGGTGGTTACAGCCAGTCAGCGGACACTTCCGGCTATGGCCAGAGCAGCTATGGCTCTTACGGACAGACCCAGAACA CAGGCTATAGCACTCAGTCAGCTCCCCAGGGCTATGGCTCAGCGGGTGGCTACGGTGGCAGCCAGAGTTCTCAGTCGTCTTACGGGCAGCAGTCTTCCTACCCTGGCTATGGCCAGCAGCCAGCTCCTAGCAGCACGTCGGGAAG TTACGGTAGCGGTTCTCAGAGCAGCAGCTATGGGCAGCCCCAGAGTGGAGGCTATGGGCCCCAGTCTGGCTATGGCAGCCAACAGCAAGGCTACGGACAGCAGCCAAGCTCCTATAATCCCCCTCAGGGCTACGGACAGCAGAACCAGTACAACAGCAGCAGCGGAGGGGGTGGTGGAGGCGGGGGAG GGAGCTACGGCCAAGATCAGTCCCCCATGAGTGGTGGCGGCAGTGGCGGCGGTTATGGCAGTCAGGACCAGAgtggtggcggcggcggtggcTACGGGGGAGGCCAGCAGGACCGAGGGGGCCGCGGCCGGGGCGGTGGTGGCGGTTACAACCGCAGCAGTGGTGGCTATGAACCCAGAGGCCGTGGAGGTGGTCGTGGAGGCAGAGGCGGCATGGG CGGAAGTGACCGTGGTGGCTTCAATAAATTTGGTG GCCCTCGGGACCAAGGATCACGCCATGACTCTG AACAGGACAATTCCGACAACAACACCATCTTCGTGCAGGGCCTAGGCGAGAATGTCACCATCGAGTCTGTGGCCGACTATTTCAAGCAGATCGGCATTATTAAG ACGAACAAGAAGACGGGACAGCCCATGATTAATCTGTACACGGACAGGGAGACCGGCAAGCTGAAGGGAGAGGCGACGGTGTCGTTCGATGACCCGCCTTCTGCTAAAGCGGCGATTGACTGGTTTGACG GTAAAGAATTCTCTGGGAATCCTATCAAGGTTTCATTTGCTACTCGGCGAGCAGATTTCAACCGGGGCGGTGGCAATGGGCGTGGAGGCCGAGGGCGCGGAG GACCCATGGGCCGTGGAGGCTACGGTGGAGGcggtggaggtggtgggggcCGGGGTGGATTCCccagcggcggcggcggtggcggggGACAGCAGCGAGCTGGCGACTGGAAGTGTCCCAACCC TACATGTGAGAACATGAACTTCTCTTGGAGGAATGAATGCAACCAATGTAAGGCCCCTAAACCAGACGGCCCCGGAGGGGGCCCAGGAGGCTCTCACATGG GGGGTAGCTATGGAGATGATCGACGCGGTAGCAGAGGAGGCTACGATCGGGGAGGCTACCGAGGCCGAGGCGGGGACCGCGGGGGCTTCCGAGGGGGCCggggtggtggggacagaggtggCTTTGGCCCTGGCAAGATGGACTCCAG GGGTGACCACAGACAGGACCGCAGGGAGAGGCCCTATTAG
- the FUS gene encoding RNA-binding protein FUS isoform X6, with the protein MASNDYTQQATQSFLSSSYGAYPTQPGQGYSQQSNQPYGQQSYGGYSQSADTSGYGQSSYGSYGQTQNSYSTQSAPQGYGSAGGYGGSQSSQSSYGQQSSYPGYGQQPAPSSTSGSYGSGSQSSSYGQPQSGGYGPQSGYGSQQQGYGQQPSSYNPPQGYGQQNQYNSSSGGGGGGGGGSYGQDQSPMSGGGSGGGYGSQDQSGGGGGGYGGGQQDRGGRGRGGGGGYNRSSGGYEPRGRGGGRGGRGGMGGSDRGGFNKFGGPRDQGSRHDSEQDNSDNNTIFVQGLGENVTIESVADYFKQIGIIKTNKKTGQPMINLYTDRETGKLKGEATVSFDDPPSAKAAIDWFDGKEFSGNPIKVSFATRRADFNRGGGNGRGGRGRGGPMGRGGYGGGGGGGGGRGGFPSGGGGGGGQQRAGDWKCPNPTCENMNFSWRNECNQCKAPKPDGPGGGPGGSHMGGSYGDDRRGSRGGYDRGGYRGRGGDRGGFRGGRGGGDRGGFGPGKMDSRGDHRQDRRERPY; encoded by the exons ATGGCCTCAAACG acTATACCCAACAAGCAACCCAAAG TTTTCTTTCCTCCAGCTACGGGGCCTACCCCACCCAGCCTGGACAGGGCTATTCCCAGCAGAGCAATCAGCCCTATGGACAGCAGAGTTACGGTGGTTACAGCCAGTCAGCGGACACTTCCGGCTATGGCCAGAGCAGCTATGGCTCTTACGGACAGACCCAGAACA GCTATAGCACTCAGTCAGCTCCCCAGGGCTATGGCTCAGCGGGTGGCTACGGTGGCAGCCAGAGTTCTCAGTCGTCTTACGGGCAGCAGTCTTCCTACCCTGGCTATGGCCAGCAGCCAGCTCCTAGCAGCACGTCGGGAAG TTACGGTAGCGGTTCTCAGAGCAGCAGCTATGGGCAGCCCCAGAGTGGAGGCTATGGGCCCCAGTCTGGCTATGGCAGCCAACAGCAAGGCTACGGACAGCAGCCAAGCTCCTATAATCCCCCTCAGGGCTACGGACAGCAGAACCAGTACAACAGCAGCAGCGGAGGGGGTGGTGGAGGCGGGGGAG GGAGCTACGGCCAAGATCAGTCCCCCATGAGTGGTGGCGGCAGTGGCGGCGGTTATGGCAGTCAGGACCAGAgtggtggcggcggcggtggcTACGGGGGAGGCCAGCAGGACCGAGGGGGCCGCGGCCGGGGCGGTGGTGGCGGTTACAACCGCAGCAGTGGTGGCTATGAACCCAGAGGCCGTGGAGGTGGTCGTGGAGGCAGAGGCGGCATGGG CGGAAGTGACCGTGGTGGCTTCAATAAATTTGGTG GCCCTCGGGACCAAGGATCACGCCATGACTCTG AACAGGACAATTCCGACAACAACACCATCTTCGTGCAGGGCCTAGGCGAGAATGTCACCATCGAGTCTGTGGCCGACTATTTCAAGCAGATCGGCATTATTAAG ACGAACAAGAAGACGGGACAGCCCATGATTAATCTGTACACGGACAGGGAGACCGGCAAGCTGAAGGGAGAGGCGACGGTGTCGTTCGATGACCCGCCTTCTGCTAAAGCGGCGATTGACTGGTTTGACG GTAAAGAATTCTCTGGGAATCCTATCAAGGTTTCATTTGCTACTCGGCGAGCAGATTTCAACCGGGGCGGTGGCAATGGGCGTGGAGGCCGAGGGCGCGGAG GACCCATGGGCCGTGGAGGCTACGGTGGAGGcggtggaggtggtgggggcCGGGGTGGATTCCccagcggcggcggcggtggcggggGACAGCAGCGAGCTGGCGACTGGAAGTGTCCCAACCC TACATGTGAGAACATGAACTTCTCTTGGAGGAATGAATGCAACCAATGTAAGGCCCCTAAACCAGACGGCCCCGGAGGGGGCCCAGGAGGCTCTCACATGG GGGGTAGCTATGGAGATGATCGACGCGGTAGCAGAGGAGGCTACGATCGGGGAGGCTACCGAGGCCGAGGCGGGGACCGCGGGGGCTTCCGAGGGGGCCggggtggtggggacagaggtggCTTTGGCCCTGGCAAGATGGACTCCAG GGGTGACCACAGACAGGACCGCAGGGAGAGGCCCTATTAG